The following are encoded in a window of Clarias gariepinus isolate MV-2021 ecotype Netherlands chromosome 8, CGAR_prim_01v2, whole genome shotgun sequence genomic DNA:
- the LOC128528670 gene encoding zinc finger protein 239-like, which yields MSSSSPLQAEKHQTSIYAEVGKEKTHYCSLCGNSFTTKGHLQRHRLIHTGETPHHCSECGKTFREQSRLKDHQRVHTGEKPYECSLCGKRFTQRSNCNKHQRIHTGEKPYLCSQCGMSFTQQSNFKIHQRTHTGEKPYYCSHCGKNFLNHTNFKNHQRIHTGEKPHHCSECGMSFLELGSLKRHQRLHTGEKPYQCLHCGKSFTQQSNFKKHQRIHTGEKPYQCSECGKSFSLLSSLTDHERVHTGEKPYPCSECGKSFSQRSTLKRHERTHVRENNYIKRLS from the coding sequence ATGTCGTCATCTAGTCCTCTTCAGGCTGAGAAGCATCAAACAAGCATTTATGCAGAAGTAGGCAAGGAGAAGACTCACTATTGCTCGTTGTGTGGAAATAGTTTTACTACCAAGGGTCACCTTCAGCGACACCGTCTAATCCACACAGGAGAAACACCGCATCACTGCTCAGAGTGTGGGAAAACATTCCGAGAGCAAAGCCGCCTTAAAGACCATCAGCGCGttcacaccggagagaagccGTACGAGTGCTCGCTGTGCGGAAAGAGATTCACGCAACGGAGTAATTGCAACAAACACCAGCGGATTCACACGGGAGAGAAGCCGTACCTCTGCTCGCAGTGCGGGATGAGTTTTACCCAACAGAGCAATTTTAAAATCCACCAGCGGactcacacaggagagaagccgtattatTGCTCGCATTGCGGGAAAAATTTTCTAAACCATACTAATTTTAAAAaccaccagcgcattcacactggagagaaaccTCATCACTGCTCAGAGTGTGGGATGAGTTTTTTAGAGTTAGGGTCCTTAAAAAGACACCAGCGccttcacacaggagagaagccgtatcagtgcttgCACTGCGGGAAGAGTTTCACGCAGCAGagcaattttaaaaaacaccaGAGGATtcatacaggagagaagccgtaccagtgctcagagtgtgggaagagtttttcaCTGCTCAGTTCTCTGACGGATCATGAGCGCGttcacaccggagagaagccATATCCCTGCTCAGAGTGTGGGAAGAGCTTTTCGCAACGCAGTACTTTGAAACGACACGAGCGCACCCACGTAAGAGAAAACAATTACATAAAAAGACTATcgtga
- the LOC128528667 gene encoding zinc finger protein 239-like, which translates to MEDTCKSEDLINLEKRDEESCTDTGDVNTSSERSEMSTSGFHRATNHDKGLHIEIRKEKIHYCSLCGKSFTRKGHLKQHHLIHTGEKPHCCSQCGKTFSQQSNLKNHERTHTREKPYECSDCGKSFTLQSTFKNHQRVHTGEKPYYCAQCGKSFALQSTFNNHQRIHSGEKPYYCAQCGKSFTRHSTFKNHQRVHTGEKPYRCPQCGKDFTLRSSLQNHQHIHSGKLHQCLQCGKSFSQYGTLKHHQLIHTGKKPHYCSQCGMRFRELRHLKKHQRTHTGEKTHSCSQCGKSFRKLSHLKSHQRIHMVEKPHYCSHCGKTFIEYKSFKIHQRIHTEQKRCHCSLCGTSFTQHAGAKPHYCSECVTRFCVGKIKK; encoded by the exons ATGGAAGACACTTGCAAATCCGAAGATTTAATTAATCTCGAGAAACGAGATGAAGAGTCCTGTACAGACACAGGGGATGTAAACACGAGCTCTGAGCGA agtGAAATGTCAACATCTGGTTTCCATCGTGCTACAAACCATGACAAGGGCCTTCACATAGAAATAAGAAAGGAGAAAATTCACTACTGCTCACtttgtgggaagagttttaccaGAAAgggtcatcttaaacaacaccaTCTAATCCACACAGGAGAAAAGCCACATTGCTGCTCTCAGTGTGGGAAGACATTTTCACAGCAAAGTAATCTTAAAAACCATGAGCGTACTCACACCAGAGAGAAGCCTTACGAATGCTCAGactgtgggaagagttttacgcTGCAGAGTACGTTTAAAAACCACCAGCGCGTTCACACAGGAGAAAAGCCCTACTACTGcgcacagtgtgggaagagttttgcGCTGCAAAGTACGTTTAACAACCACCAGCGCATTCACTCTGGAGAGAAGCCATATTACTGCGCGCAGTGCGGGAAGAGCTTCACACGacacagtacatttaaaaaccACCAGCgcgttcacacaggagagaaaccgtATCGCTGCCCGCAGTGCGGGAAGGATTTCACGCTGCGGAGTAGTTTACAAAACCACCAGCACATTCATAGCGGAAAGCTGCATCAGTGtttacagtgtgggaagagtttttcaCAATATGGCACCTTAAAACACCACCAGCTGATCCATACAGGAAAGAAGCCGCATTATTGCTCACAATGTGGGATGAGATTTAGAGAATTacgccatttaaaaaaacaccagCGCACTCACACGGGAGAGAAAACACATtcctgctcacagtgtgggaaaagCTTTAGAAAATtaagtcatttaaaatcacaccagcgcattcacatgGTAGAAAAACCACATTACTGCTCACACTGTGGAAAGACTTTTATAGAATACAAATCTTTTAAAAtccaccagcgcattcacacagaaCAGAAGCGCTGTCACTGTTCGCTGTGTGGAACGAGCTTTACGCAACATGCAGGAGCGAAGCCTCATTACTGCTCAGAGTGTGTGACACGTTTTTGTgttggcaaaataaaaaaataa
- the LOC128528665 gene encoding zinc finger protein 239-like: MAASCKPKDSAKPEDQGKDECTDTEDVNTSSVPGEMSSSGFHHSENHTELANDLIYFCSLCGKGFTKKGHLKQHHLIHTGEKPHQCSQCGKMFIQKSNLKKHLRTHTGEKPYECSQCGKCFTRHSPFKNHQRSHTGEKPYHCSPCGKSFTLQSSFKRHQLIHNGEKPYYCTQCGKSFTRHSNLKSHHRVHTGEQMYCCIQCGKRFKEMATLKTHQLIHTGEKPHYCTQCGMSFRELSHLRTHQRIHAREEPHYCSQCGMSFRELSHLKTHQRIHTGEKSHYCSQCGMSFRELSHLKTHQRIHAGGKPYYCSQCGMSFRELSHLKTHQRIHAKAKPHYCPQCGMSFRELSHLKTHQRIHTGERPYHCSQCGKSFKQHGSFKAHQRVHTGEKQ, encoded by the exons ATGGCGGCTTCTTGCAAACCAAAAGATTCAGCCAAACCCGAGGACCAAGGAAAAGACGAGTGTACAGACACGGAGGATGTAAACACAAGCTCAGTCCCG GGTGAAATGTCATCGTCTGGTTTCCATCACAGTGAGAATCACACAGAACTGGCCAATGATTTGATTTACTTCTGCTCTCTGTGTGGAAAGGGTTTTACCAAAAAGGGTCATCTTAAACAGCACCATCTAATACACACGGGAGAGAAGCCACATCAGTGCTCGCAGTGCGGGAAGATGTTTATACAGAAAAGCAACCTGAAAAAGCACCTTCgcactcacactggagagaagccgtacgAATGCTCACAGTGCGGGAAGTGTTTCACGCGACACAGCCCTTTTAAAAACCACCAGCGGAGtcacaccggagagaagccgtatcactgctcaccgtgtgggaagagttttactctGCAGAGTTCGTTTAAGAGACACCAGCTCATTCACAacggagagaagccgtattacTGCACACAGTGTGGGAAAAGCTTTACGCGACACAGTAATCTGAAAAGCCACCACCGTGTTCACACGGGAGAGCAGATGTACTGCTGCATACAGTGCGGGAAGCGCTTTAAAGAAATGGCTACTTTAAAAACCCACCAGCTGATTCACACGGGAGAGAAGCCGCATTACTGCACGCAGTGCGGGATGAGTTTCAGGGAGCTGAGTCATTTAAGAACGCACCAGCGCATCCACGCGAGAGAGGAGCCTCATTACTGCTCGCAGTGCGGGATGAGTTTTCGAGAGTTGAGCCATTTGAaaacacaccagcgcattcacactggagaaaaGTCGCATTACTGCTCGCAGTGCGGAATGAGCTTCAGAGAGCTGAGTCATTTAAAAACGCACCAGCGCATTCACGCAGGGGGGAAGCCATATTACTGCTCACAATGCGGGATGAGTTTCAGAGAGTTGAGCCATTTAAAAACGCACCAGCGGATCCACGCCAAAGCGAAGCCGCATTACTGCCCCCAGTGCGGGATGAGTTTTAGAGAACTGAGccatttaaaaacacatcagCGCATCCACACGGGAGAGAGgccgtatcactgctcacaATGCGGGAAGAGCTTTAAACAACATGGATCTTTTAAGGCACACCAGCgcgttcacacaggagagaagcagTGA